DNA from Musa acuminata AAA Group cultivar baxijiao chromosome BXJ1-5, Cavendish_Baxijiao_AAA, whole genome shotgun sequence:
TTTACTCCTTCACTAGTGAAACAAGGTTGGTAGATGCATGTTTTTGAAGAATGCTTTgactcaaagaagaagaagaagaagaagaagaagaagaagaagaagaagaaggagagagagagagagagagagagagagatgttgttGATAATTATTTAAGATAATTAAATATTAGAGGAAAATTTTATTAGCCTGGACACCATGGGAGAAGGAACAACGACTTCTTGGAGCTTCCAAGAAACACAATGGACATTTCAAAAGGTTGGAGAAGATGAAAACGATAGAAAGGCTACGCACAACTAAGAATCCAATTATTCCTGGAGTTGGGAGTAGGCTCTCGATCCACAAACTTGACTTCAAAGCTACAGTAGTTGTTGGTTCCATTCaagaaggtagttgatcttctacGTTAAAGAACCAAAACGGGTAGATGTCTGTCCTTGATGATCCCTTGAGTCAATTAGCATCATCCACAAAGGTGGAGGGAGACCAGAGATGTTACTGAAATATCAGTGGCTGGCGTTGAAGTACTATGATCTGCCCCTGCTCAGCATCCTCTTGAGAGAAGAAccaaaggaagaagaaggaggagaatCTTCTTTGATGGTGTGGGTTGCTGTTGCGGGACCAAGTGATGATGTCTCAGCGCGTACGTCACCCTCGGCTGCTGCAACATTGACCACACACGACTCTTCGTTCGCATTCCTCGGTTCGACTTGCACGGCCGCCTCACACTCCACCACCACCACGGGAACGACCACCGAAACAGCGTCCACCACCTGAGCCGGCTCGCCCATGATCTCCACCGGCGCCCTACAGATAGGGCACGTCGCATGAGACATCAGCCACATGTCGATGCAACCGACGTGAAAGGCATGCTTGCATGCCGGAAGAAGCCTGCCGCTGTCGTCCTCTTCCATGGCGTTCAAGCAAACCACACATTCCAATCCATGCTCGTGCTCCCGGGACTTGTACACGAAGACGGGGAGCGAAGCCACCACCTTGGGATCGACCCCACTAATCGATAGCCTTATCTCGGTCGTGTGACCGGGGAATGTGGCCATGCTTCGGAGATGGAGAGGCTCCCTGAACACTACTCTCCTGACCACCGGCCGCTGCCTCCTGATCAGCCACCGAGCGTAGATGTGGAGAAACAAGACGAAGAAGATGACGATGGATAACAATATTACCGCGGCGAGCATGACCTTGTCATTGTAAGGGTCGTCGCCGGCGTCTCGACTGCGAGTAACCGGTGCGCTGGCCATGGCTGCTCCCACCCGCTCGAGTGGAGTATTCCAAGAATGGCACGACTACATGCTGCAGGAATGGAGGAAGAGCGTGGAGGCTATGGACATGAAGAGGGGATCCTTTATACAGAAGAACGGGACACTAGCTGGGGGTCAGAGGAGTCGTAGATGGCGCATGGAATTGAGGAGAAGGGGGGCCGTGCAAATACTGGCTATTGACTCACGAACGGCGAGAGAGCTCGAGGTTTTgggaatgaagaagaagaagaagaaggtggagaGGGTGTTGGTTGGTTGGATGAGTGGTTTGCTGTCGGGGAAGGCACAGGCGGCCAGGTGGCTTGTGGACATCATTTTGGGGCTGAGGATGGGGACGCGGGTCCGAAGTAAGAGTCTCGTGAAGGCGACGGCAGCATCTTTTTGATTGCTTTCATGGGTCGCCACTCTTTGACTCGGCCAAAACGAGACGAGATCGGCTGctctttcttcctcctttttatttatttttaattttatttctggaAATGCCGGGAGTGCCGTTGATGTTGGTCGCTCGTCCCATGTGGTTCTTGCGTAGGTTGGTGTGCCATCGCCGCCCAGCCGTCTAAGACATAGGATCACCAGCAGAATTGTCCGTGGTTTTTTTGTTACTGAAGAAGGTAGCTGTCGGTCGGATCCTTAGATTACCAGCAAAATATTGTTAATTCCGGATCAGCTTATTTCAGACTTCCGGGGGATTTCGTGAAACCAAAAAGTTCTCCGCCTTCGCCCGGTTTCGATTTAGAATCCATCTAGAAATCAATTCATGTTAAAAGAACAAAAACGTATGAGCCAAATACGAACTGATACTGGTATTCTAAATGAAAATTAAATCTGCATAAAGATGCCAGTAAATAGTGTGTTTGTTTCGGATGGCATCCGATGGATCACCGTGCTAGCCGCCCCAGCTGGATGGCATGGTCAACCCCGACTATTCTATCTTCGATGACTGCACGATGACATAAAATCGtaagagaataaataaataaaaagttgaAGTGAGACAAAGCTAGAAAAGATCAAATGCCTAAAACAAATATCAGCAATAAAGCGTTGCACGAAAATAATATATGACATCAAAAGAATATATGACCAATCATGCTCATCCGTATCTCCGGATCTCTTCAGCAAATTCAGTGTCCTCTTTAATCTGCTCGAGAAATGCTACCTGCTATCAGTATGAAATACACAGCCTCGTCGCTAAAGAAGCAGAAAGTACACAGGAGATGTgcagattgctctgaatgaagaaATTAGTTATTTTGTTCGGTGATAAATGATACTATAAAAAAGTGATTTGGAGAGGCTTGCTTTCAAGCCAACATCCACTCTGTAAAATCATAATtacttaaaacaaaaacaaaatggtAGGACCAGCTACATGCAACCTCCCGGGAAATGAATTAATCCATTAGCTTGTATCTCTTCTCTTGAACACCGATGACGCCCATTTGTATCTCAATTATTGTGTGAAGTGGAACCTGCACgggtataaaaaaaaatttttaaCTAGTCTAAACCTAGTCTGAACTTCAATGCAAAAGTATAACCACGGATGCTTCATGTGTTTCAGAAATTTTAATGAAAACCACTTACTTCAATGTGAGGAATTTCTTTCAATGGTCTGTCAGCAAAATATGAATATAATGCTCTCAACACAGCCTATAAGATAGGAGTATCTGAGAAACCAACACTTTCCAAGTAAAACCATCCATAAGCATAGACAATTAAGCCTTCGTGCAAATTACCTGGTGAGAAATGACGACAACTGGTGCACGTTGCCGTTCAAGCTCAATAATTACGGGTTCCAACCTGAGCATGAAAGATTGTCAATGCACACATTTAACATATGATTATCTGTTGAAAGCACATAGCAAACAAAAAATTTAATCAAATTAGATCAGTAGAGCAAACCTTTGAATGACATCCAAGTATGACTCCCCACGAGGGTATCGATATCTGAGCTTGTCCTTCTTACGTGATCTGAATTTTAACATGGAAGAAGTTACAAGACATTCAAACAAgtgcataaaaataaaaaaagaagaagtgatAAGTGAGTCAACTGGTTTTCTTTTAAGTGAAAGGAAACTGTCTCTGAAGGTATCGGTTATAATGAAGAAAGAGGTGAAAAAATGAGTGATGAGTTGGAActtgatttcacatattctgtgAAGAAAAACtcaatttcaataaaaaatggaAGTCGATTTTGTGGTGTACTAGGACTCTACTCTCTAACTTCAACCATCTAAGGGATTTTTCCACCATCTTACTCCTACTTGGCACTAAAAGAAGGCAGACCAATGCATAAGGCTCCCCCACTGGTAGTCAGTATATGCTTCCCCATGAGCGGAGGGATTGTTTCTTTGATGCTGTCAATGGAACCCAGGCCACAAAGATATAACTTTACTATAATGCAAGGCTCTCCCTCTAATACCTAGCGGTGTTGATTTGTCATATGAAGCACGTCAACACAGGGAGAGCCATCCAAAACCACACTAGAGCTTGATTGCATATGGGGTTCAAATCAAGCCTTCAGATTTCACACTACTTTTTTTTGTGGCCCAAGATCATATCTGACTTCAGTTCATGCAGATTATACTCGGGACATTGAAACTTGTCAGTTCATATGATGCATACTCATATTCCTCAGGCATGTTTTTCTTTATTTCTTCGTAAGTCATTCCATCACATACTCCGGCATTTATCTCTTCAAGGGCACGCCATTGTATCTATAAGTAATAACAATAACATTAAACTGATCACATTTTGAGCAAGTGAGATGAAAAGAACGCACAGTACTTTAAGTTAAAATCCAAGCATCAGAAGATACCTTTGGGAATCCAACAATTGGACTTGCAGTTAATATAGTTCTTTGAAGTGTGCTAGTCCATATCTAAGACATTTGAAGAAAGAAAAGGACTTATATGAATAAGATAGAGCAACAA
Protein-coding regions in this window:
- the LOC135674792 gene encoding RING-H2 finger protein ATL5-like yields the protein MASAPVTRSRDAGDDPYNDKVMLAAVILLSIVIFFVLFLHIYARWLIRRQRPVVRRVVFREPLHLRSMATFPGHTTEIRLSISGVDPKVVASLPVFVYKSREHEHGLECVVCLNAMEEDDSGRLLPACKHAFHVGCIDMWLMSHATCPICRAPVEIMGEPAQVVDAVSVVVPVVVVECEAAVQVEPRNANEESCVVNVAAAEGDVRAETSSLGPATATHTIKEDSPPSSSFGSSLKRMLSRGRS